A portion of the Clostridium estertheticum genome contains these proteins:
- a CDS encoding replication initiation protein produces the protein MIKKGKYIAVRPNELIEARYNLSVSQNDIMDMVLTKIEDDNNYLYELNINDYKHLYKTDTSNIYRNLEKATKGMEGTGFYLLTNNDKGVEKETFFVWFASIEYVKSEGKITFEIGTKLKGLLLEMKKRIYYKIEYPINFTSIYSKRVYYYLKSFEDTGWRIDNLDILRKKLQCPKSYDKYGLFRTYVLDMAMKEINKYSDISFEFQEIKVGRKVVRIKFIIKQNQNNKARNEISATSSDLKEIEELGLIKQVQEIFTKNTLTRHEASCILKDANNNLDLINQCYQYLLTKDVPNVVGYMRTIVKGFNELQANIHESNFTNYEQRTYDFDSLEKKLLGWEN, from the coding sequence ATGATTAAAAAGGGTAAATACATTGCAGTAAGACCAAATGAGCTTATTGAGGCTAGATATAACTTATCAGTAAGCCAAAATGACATAATGGATATGGTACTAACAAAGATAGAGGATGATAATAATTATTTATATGAATTGAATATTAACGACTATAAGCATTTGTATAAGACAGATACAAGCAATATTTATAGAAATTTAGAGAAGGCAACTAAGGGCATGGAGGGAACTGGATTCTATTTATTAACCAACAATGATAAAGGTGTAGAAAAAGAAACCTTTTTTGTATGGTTTGCATCAATCGAATATGTAAAGTCAGAGGGGAAAATAACTTTTGAAATAGGAACCAAACTTAAAGGATTGTTGCTTGAAATGAAAAAAAGAATTTATTATAAAATAGAGTATCCTATAAACTTTACTAGTATTTATAGCAAAAGAGTTTATTATTATTTAAAGAGTTTTGAAGATACCGGATGGCGAATTGATAATTTAGATATATTAAGAAAAAAACTACAATGCCCTAAAAGCTATGATAAGTATGGATTATTTAGGACTTATGTTTTAGATATGGCAATGAAAGAGATAAATAAGTATAGTGATATATCTTTTGAATTTCAGGAGATTAAAGTGGGTCGTAAAGTAGTGAGAATTAAATTTATTATAAAGCAAAATCAAAATAATAAAGCCAGGAATGAAATATCAGCAACGTCATCAGATTTAAAAGAGATTGAAGAGCTGGGACTAATAAAACAAGTACAAGAAATATTTACAAAGAACACTCTAACAAGACATGAGGCAAGTTGCATATTAAAAGACGCTAATAATAACTTAGATTTGATTAATCAATGTTATCAGTATTTATTGACCAAAGATGTTCCAAATGTTGTTGGATATATGAGAACTATTGTAAAAGGCTTTAATGAGCTGCAGGCAAATATACATGAATCTAACTTTACAAACTACGAACAAAGGACATATGATTTTGATTCTCTTGAAAAGAAACTATTAGGGTGGGAAAATTAA